The genomic region TATAAAGGTAGTGGTATTTCACTGGCGCCGAAGCTCCCACTTATGCTACACCCTCTATGTCTCTTCACAATGTCAAACTAGAGTCAAGCTCAACAGGGTCTTCTTTCCCCGCTGATTCTGCCAAGCCCGTTCCCTTGGCTGTGGTTTCGCTAGATAGTAGATAGGGACAGTGGGAATCTCGTTAATCCATTCATGCGCGTCACTAATTAGATGACGAGGCATTTGGCTACCTTAAGAGAGTCATAGTTACTCCCGCCGTTTACCCGCGCTTGgttgaatttcttcactttGACATTCAGAGCACTGGGCAGAAATCACATTGCGTCAACATCACTTTCTGACCATCGCAATGCTATGTTTTAATTAGACAGTCAGATTCCCCTTGTCCGTACCAGTTCTAAGTTGATCGTTAATTGCAGCAAGCGACGGTCTACAAGAGACCTACCAAGGCCGTCTACGACAAGGCCCGCAAGCAGTCCGTCCCACCGAGCAAGCCCAGTAAGACAGTCCACAAGCATGCCCGCCGCGTCTGACCAAGGCCCTCACTGCCCGATCCTTAGAGCCAATCCTTATCCCGAAGTTACGGATCTATTTTGCCGACTTCCCTTATCTACATTATTCTATCAACTAGAGGCTGTTCACCTTGGAGACCTGCTGCGGTTATCAGTACGACCTGGCATGAAAACTATTCCTTCCTGTGGATTTTCAAGGGCCGTCGCGGGCGCACCGGACCCAGCACAAGGGCTGGGCTCTTCCAGCCATAAGACCCCCTCTCCGGATAAACCAATTCCGGGGTGATAAGCTgttaagaagaaaagataacTCCTCCCAGGGCTCGCGCCGACGTCTCCACATTCAGTTACGTTACCGTGAAGAATCCATATCCAGGTTCCGGAATATTAACCGGATTCCCTTTCGATGGTGGCCTAGAAAATTAGGCCTTTGAAACGGAGCTTCCCCATCTCTTAGGATCGACTAACCCACGTCCAACTGCTGTTGACGTGGAACCTTTCCCCACTTCAGTCTTCAAAGTTctcatttgaatatttgCTACTACCACCAAGATCTGCACTAGAGGCCGTTCTACCCAGCTTTACAGCCTAGGCTTCGTCACTGACCTCCACGCCTGCCTACTCGTCAGGGCATCATATTAACCCTGACGGTGGAGTATAGGTAACACGCTTGAGCGCCATCCATTTTCAGGGCTAGTTCATTCGGCCGGTGAGTTGTTACACACTCCTTAGCGGATTCCGACTTCCATGGCCACCGTCCGGCTGTCTAGATGAACTAACACCTTTTGTGGTGTCTGATGAGCGTGTATTCCGGCACCTTAACTCCACGTTCGGTTCATCCCGCATCGCCAGTTCTGCTTACCAAAAATGGCCCACTAAAAGCTCTTCATTCAAATGTCCACGTTCAATTAAGCAACAAGGACTTCTTACATATTTAAAGTTTGAGAATAGGTCAAGGTCATTTCAACCCCGGTACCTCTAATCATTCGCTTTACCTCATAAAACTGATACGAGCTTCTGCTATCCTGAGGGAAACTTCGGCAGGAACCAGCTACTAGATGGTTCGATTAGTCTTTCGCCCCTATACCCAAATTCGACGATCGATTTGCACGTCAGAACCGCTACGAGCCTCCACCAGAGTTTCCTCTGGCTTCACCCTATTCAGGCATAGTTCACCATCTTTCGGGTCCCAACAGCTATGCTCTTACTCAAATCCATCCGAAGACATCAGGATCGGTCGATGATGCACCCTTGCGGGCCCTCACCTACGTTCACTTTCATTACGCGTACGGGTTTTACACCCAAACACTCGCATAGACGTTAGACTCCTTGGTCCGTGTTTCAAGACGGGCGGCATTTAACCATTACGCCAGCATCCTTGACAAAAGTCGCAATCCTCAGTCCCAGCTGGCTGTATTCCCACGGGCTATAACACTCTACCGAAGCAGAGCCACATTCCCGAGGATTTATCCAACCGCTAAAACTGATGCTGGCCCAGCGAAAGCCGAAGCAAACGCCATGTCTGATCAAATGCCCTTCcctttcaacaatttcacGTACTTTTTCactctcttttcaaagttcttttcatctttccaTCACTGTACTTGTTCGCTATCGGTCTCTCGCCAATATTTAGCTTTAGATGGAATTTACCACCCACTTAGAGCTGCATTCCCAAACAACTCGACTCGTCGAAAGCACTTTACAAATAACTGGGATCCTCGCCACACGGGATTCTCACCCTCTATGACGTCCTGTTCCAAGGAACATAGACAAGGACCAGCTACAAAGTtgccttcttcaaattacAACTCGGACGTCGAAGACGccagatttcaaatttgagCTTTTGCCGCTTCACTCGCCGTTACTAAGGCAATCCCGgttggtttcttttcctcCGCTTATTGATATGCTTAAGTTCAGCGGGTATTCCTACCTGATTTGAGGTCAAACTTTGAGAGTTTTGATTAAGCCGTATGCCTCAAGGAGACAAACACCAGCGAGTCTTTATAACACCTATAAGCTCATTGACCCTAGCTTACCACGAATTGGCGCAAACCTAAGACGTAGATGTGCAAGAGTCGAGTCCATAGACTTGACACGCAGCCCTGCTCACGCAGAAGGCAACGGCTAGCCACTTTCAAGTTAACCCGAAAAACGAGTATCACTCACTACCAAACCCAAAGGTTTGAGAGAGAAATGACGCTCAAACAGGCATGCCCCCCTGGAATACCAGAGGGCGCAATGTGcgttcaaagatttgatgattCACGAAAATCTGCAATTCACAATACATATCGCAATTCGCTGCGTTCTTCATCGATGCGAGAACCAAGAGATCCGttgttgaaagttttgaatattAAATTTCTTGATAAATAGTTTTTCATAATGCAAAATGTTGTTTGTGTTTATGTCCACTGGAGAGACGAGCTCTCCAGGGAAGTAGTTCATAGAGAAAAAACTCCATTGTGTTTAGGatgagagaaagaaaactgatAGCAGAAAATCAAGAATTAGCCGCGCAATTAAGCGCAGGCCATATTCAGCGATTCCCCCAGTAATCTACTCATTCATAATCTTTAATGATCCTTCCGCAGGTTCACCTACGGAAACCTTGTTACGACTTTTAGTTCCTCTAAATGACCAAGTTTGACCAGATTCTTCGCTCTGAGATGGAGTTGCCCCCTTCTCTAAGCAAATCCTGAGGCCTCACTAAGCCATTCAATCGGTACTAGCGACGGGCGGTGTGTACAAAGGGCAGGGACGTAATCAACGCAAGCTGATGACTTGCGCTTACTAGGAATTCCTCGTTGAAGAGCAATAATTACAATGCTCTATCCCCAGCACGACGGAGTTTCACAAGATTACCCAGACCTCTCGGCCAAGGTTGTACTCGCTGGCTCCGTCAGTGTAGCGCGCGTGCGGCCCAGAACGTCTAAGGGCATCACAGACCTGTTATTGCCTCAAACTTCCATCGGCTTGAAACCGATAGTCCCTCTAAGAAGAGTCAACCGGCAAGTGCCAGCAACCCTATTTAGTAGGTTAAGGTCTCGTTCGTTATCGCAATTAAGCAGACAAATCACTCCACCAACTAAGAACGGCCATGCACCACCACCCacaaaatcaagaaagagcTCTCAATCTGTCAATCCTTATTGTGTCTGGACCTGGTGAGTTTCCCCGTGTTGAGTCAAATTAAGCCGCAGGCTCCACTCCTGGTGGTGCCCTTCCGTCAATTCCTTTAAGTTTCAGCCTTGCGACCATACTCCCCCCAGAACCCAAAGACTTTGATTTCTCGTAAGGTGCCGAGTGGGTCATAAGAAAAACACCACCCGATCCCTAGTCGGCATAGTTTATGGTTAAGACTACGACGGTATCTGATCATCTTCGATCCCCTAACTTTCGTTCTTGATTAATGAAAACGTCCTTGGCAAATGCTTTCGCAGTAGTTAGTCTTCAAtaaatccaagaatttcaCCTCTGACAATTGAATACTGATGCCCCCGACCGTCCCTATTAATCATTACGATGGTCCTAGAAACCAACAAAATAGAACCAAACGTCCTATTCCATTATTCCATGCTAATATATTCGAGCTTTCGCCTGCTTTGAACACtctaattttttcaaagtaaaaGTCCTGGTTCGCCTGCACCCACAAGGAGTACAGGTTAGCCAGAAGGAAAGATCCGGTTGAAAACCAGTGCGCGACATAAAGTCGGACCGGACAACCAGACCCAAAGTTCAACTACGAGCTTTTTAACTGCAACAACTTTAATATACGCTACTGGAGCTGGAATTACCGCGGCTGCTGGCACCAGACTTGCCCTCCAGTTGTTCCTCGTTAAGGTATTTACATTGTACTCATTCCAATTACAAGACCCGAATGGGCCCTGTATCGTTATTTATTGTCACTACCTCCCTGAATTAGGATTGGGTAATTTGCGCGCCTGCTGCCTTCCTTGGATGTGGTAGCCGTTTCTCAGGCTCCCTCTCCGGAATCGAACCCTTATTCCCCGTTACCCGTTGAAACCATGGTAGGCCACTATCCTACCATCGAAAGTTGATAGGGCagaaatttgaatgaaccATCGCCAGCACAAGGCCATGCGATTCGAAAAGTTATTATGAATCATCAAGGAGTCCGAAGACATTGATTTTTTATCTAATAAATACATCTCTTCCAAAGGGTCGAGATTTTAAGCATGTATTAGCTCTAGAATTACCACAGATATCCATGTAGTAAAGGAACTATCAAATAAACGATAACTGATTTAATGAGCCATTCGCAGTTTCACTGTATAAATTGCTTATACTTAGACATGCATGGCTTAATCTTTGAGACAAGCATATGACTACTGGCAGGATCAACCAGATAACTATCTTATGAAGCAGTATCCACAAGTCTTAACAACAAATGCTGTCAAGTCCCGCATCAACTGTCGCAGATATTTTATCATGATTAGAAATGCAAGTAAGGAAACAAGTTTCCATACTCGCGTCGGAAGCAACAATTCAACAGTTTTTACACTATCAAATCATCACAACCCCTCCATGCCATAGCACTCTTTGAGTTTCCTCTAACCGACTTCCACTGAACACTGCTCCGATGTTTCGCAGAAACAGAACGTTCAATATCATCGGCCAAAGAGGAGGTTACACTCACAGAATCACAGACAACCAAAGTCGCCCGGCTATTCTGTAAGGCATTCCCCCAAATatggtttctttggtttgGATTGCCATTGGCTAGTAATCCACCAAATCCTCCACTGCTCGCCAATGGAATCGCTAGATGTCCATGACGAGACTGTTCAGGCGTCTTGCAGCATCTTTCGATGCTGCACACACCCATGTCACCGCGCTGTATAGGGCCCCAGGCTTGATCTGACGATCACCTAGAAACTCTCTCCACCGCGAGACGAGGCCATAGTCTGTTCGACGAACGACTACATCCAAATCTTACTCAAGTTTGTTTCCAAACTCTTTCCGATTCGTCTTCAACTGCTTTCGCATGAAGTACCTCCCGGCCTATTTTTCTCACCCGTGGTCTTCTTTCTATTAGCCCTCACGTTctatatttcaaaaatgcattcatttttttcatcttctcaATACCCTctgttatttttttcagtattttttcaaatggtaAAATTCGCACTTTTagctttttttcttccccttctttttcatcaacgATTCTCCCCTTTATATACAAATCTCGATTTTCGTTTTTGTGTTTccctttttattttttcactCCTGTTAAGGAGGATAATCCCACTGGttgagaagaaaataaaaaaaacaaataaaaaaaatacagatGGTGATTCATCTGGCACTCTCTCCTTTCAGACCTAAAATTCAACACTGTTCTGCCACATTATTCCTTGCATGAAATAAGAGCAGCAGCATTACAACATGAGCTACTGTACATCTACACGAGCAgtattattcttcttcgttttGACATAATAATAATTGTTTTAGATCCCAGAGATAGTTCTTCAATCGAAGTAGTCTCTAGAATTGCATTGCTCCCTGTTCGTTTTTTGTATCTTGTTTCCATATCATGCATCTTTCTACACTGTTTGACTTATATTTCATGTACTTAACCCTAAATTCTCTTCATTTGTAATTGTTTTTTATCCCAACCACTAAATGGATGTATTTGAGGATTCATCCTTCTAGAACATATCACAACTTTTAAGGTGTAAATGTTAAATTGCATTTCAAATAAGTCATTTCATTAATGATACGTTCGCATATCATCACACAGTTTAGGAACACATTATCACTGTTCCCGCTGCTTTATTCAATTTATCATCGAAgtatctttctcttttctatatctgatttttagtttttgcatgtttttcaaagtattgGGAGATCCGGtatgaaaaataaaaaaaactatACATCCCACAAGAAGCCAAttataaaaaaataaaaaaataaaaaaataaaaaaatgaaaaaatgaaaaaatgaaaaataattgaaaaaatatatctAAGCAAACAATAAAGTTAGCTAGCCCACTTCCTAAATAAATTGGCCTAACAACATACTACAACCGTAAGCCAGACACAACTACTACCACTGTAACTGCTTA from Kluyveromyces lactis strain NRRL Y-1140 chromosome D complete sequence harbors:
- a CDS encoding uncharacterized protein (some similarities with uniprot|Q8TGM6 Saccharomyces cerevisiae YLR154W-C TAR1, Mitochondrial protein of unknown function, encoded within the 25S rRNA gene on the opposite strand) — its product is MSDQMPFPFNNFTYFFTLFSKFFSSFHHCTCSLSVSRQYLALDGIYHPLRAAFPNNSTRRKHFTNNWDPRHTGFSPSMTSCSKEHRQGPATKLPSSNYNSDVEDARFQI